In Terriglobales bacterium, the following are encoded in one genomic region:
- a CDS encoding Nramp family divalent metal transporter: protein MSTPAARINGWRYPAASPSLPEVYASMPIPKDARFWRKMLAFAGPGFLVAVGYMDPGNWATDLAAGSRYNYSLLFVIMLSNLMAILLQSLSVKLGVVSGRDLAQACRDHYSKPVSFGLWVLCEVAIAACDLAEVIGSAIALQLLFDIPLIVGVCLTALDVMIILFLQNKGFRYIEAFVIALTAIIGTCFALEIFFSRPELAGIARGFLVPTPEIFSNREMLYIAIGILGATVMPHNLYLHSAVVQTRQVLPDDESKREAIKFHNIDSAVALTFALFVNAAILILSAAVFHRGGHNEVAEIQEAYQLLTPLLGVTGASALFAIALLASGQNSTLTGTLAGQVVMEGFLNIRLKPWARRLITRGIAIVPAVIVTALYGQSGTAKLLILSQVILSMQLSFAVFPLVMFTSDKEKMGRFVNPAWIKALAWTVAVFIASLNVWLLAQTFRDWMS, encoded by the coding sequence ATGAGCACACCCGCGGCCCGCATCAACGGATGGCGTTACCCGGCGGCCTCGCCGTCGCTGCCGGAGGTCTACGCCTCCATGCCGATCCCGAAGGACGCGCGCTTCTGGCGCAAGATGCTCGCGTTCGCGGGCCCGGGGTTCCTGGTGGCGGTCGGCTACATGGACCCGGGCAACTGGGCCACCGACCTGGCGGCGGGCTCGCGCTACAACTACTCGCTGCTGTTCGTGATCATGCTGTCGAACCTGATGGCGATCCTGCTGCAGAGCCTGTCGGTGAAGCTGGGGGTGGTGAGCGGGCGCGACCTGGCGCAGGCCTGCCGCGACCACTACTCCAAGCCGGTCTCGTTCGGCCTGTGGGTGCTGTGCGAGGTCGCGATCGCGGCGTGCGACCTGGCGGAGGTCATCGGCTCGGCCATCGCGCTGCAGCTGCTGTTCGACATCCCGCTGATCGTGGGCGTGTGCCTGACGGCGCTCGACGTGATGATCATCCTGTTCCTGCAGAACAAGGGGTTTCGGTACATCGAGGCGTTCGTGATCGCGCTGACCGCGATCATCGGGACGTGCTTCGCGCTGGAGATCTTCTTCTCGCGGCCGGAGCTGGCGGGCATCGCGCGCGGCTTCCTGGTGCCGACGCCGGAGATCTTCTCCAACCGCGAGATGCTGTACATCGCCATCGGCATCCTGGGGGCGACGGTGATGCCGCATAACCTCTACCTGCACTCCGCGGTGGTGCAGACGCGGCAGGTGCTGCCGGACGACGAATCGAAGCGCGAGGCCATCAAGTTCCACAACATCGACTCGGCGGTCGCGCTCACCTTCGCGCTGTTCGTGAACGCCGCCATCCTCATCCTGTCCGCGGCGGTCTTCCACCGCGGCGGGCACAACGAGGTGGCCGAGATCCAGGAGGCCTACCAGTTGCTGACGCCGCTGCTGGGGGTGACGGGCGCGAGCGCGCTGTTCGCCATCGCGCTGCTCGCCTCCGGGCAGAACTCCACGCTCACCGGCACGCTCGCCGGCCAGGTGGTGATGGAAGGCTTCCTGAACATCCGGCTGAAGCCGTGGGCACGGCGGCTGATCACGCGCGGCATCGCCATCGTGCCGGCGGTGATCGTGACCGCGCTCTACGGGCAGAGCGGCACCGCCAAGCTGCTGATCCTGAGCCAGGTCATCCTGAGCATGCAGCTGAGCTTCGCGGTCTTCCCGCTGGTGATGTTCACCAGCGACAAGGAGAAGATGGGCCGCTTCGTGAACCCGGCCTGGATCAAGGCGCTGGCGTGGACGGTCGCGGTGTTCATCGCGTCGCTGAACGTGTGGCTGCTGGCGCAGACGTTCCGCGACTGGATGAGCTAG